A window of Puntigrus tetrazona isolate hp1 chromosome 11, ASM1883169v1, whole genome shotgun sequence contains these coding sequences:
- the ppef1 gene encoding serine/threonine-protein phosphatase with EF-hands 1 isoform X1, which yields MGCGTSIAVENQTRPSETDGSIKQPSPALTMKAAVLIQRWYRRYVARLEMRRRYTWNIFQSIEYAGEQDQLQLSSFFSFMLDNFTQMNGNGPDLISHLLDSVVDPLTEEVRQLKYEQIVVPESYSGPRLSFPLSVTDTNALLGAFKEEQTLHGKYVLQLLYETKKFLKQMPNVIYLSTSYAKEITICGDLHGRLDDLLLIFYKNGLPSAENPYIFNGDFVDRGKKSTEIIIILFAFLLLYPDHMHLNRGNHEDHIMNLRYGFTKEVMQKYKTHGREILQLLQDVFSLLPLATVIDNKVLIVHGGISDKTDLDFLSTAERHKVKSALRFPKRSIDHLSVRACSRSSSRHSGRSRLDSPCSSGRTSRASRRRKKHITKQGSYSSSSSSSSSSSSVCSPRVSSQNTPRRPPPSPSLPSPADVLQVPFLDSFVSLEPPEPPREELEWQQIVDILWSDPKNQNGCSPNSFRGGGCYFGPDVTQALLQKHGLCLLIRSHECKQEGYELCHNGQVITIFSASNYYEEGSNRGAYIKLGPELVPRFFQYQVSRSTRKLTLHQRVRVAEGSALRALKEKLYAHRSELMAAFQQYDMDNTGWISTSEWAQVVESVLRLDLPWRTLRPRLARLNADGNVEYESCFEDISPGEPIPPVTPNLAETLYRYRTDLEIIFNIIDKDHSGQISIEEFRQTWKLFSSHLGVAVNDQTIDDMARSIDFNKDGSIDFNEFLEAFRVVHKLDVKEQQQG from the exons ATGGGATGTGGCACATCCATTGCCGTTGAGAACCAAACGCGACCCTCAGAAACGG ATGGCTCCATCAAGCAGCCCAGCCCAGCTCTGA CCATGAAAGCTGCCGTACTGATCCAACGTTGGTACAGACGCTACGTTGCTCGCCTGGAGATGAGAAGACGCTATACGTGGAACATCTTTCAGTCCATTGAGTATGCAGGGGAACAGGACCAGCTACAG ctTTCCAGTTTCTTCAGTTTTATGTTGGACAACTTCACACAGATGAATGGCAACGGACCAG ACTTGATATCTCACCTCCTGGACTCTGTGGTTGACCCGTTAACTGAGGAGGTCAGGCAGCTGAAGTACGAGCAGATTGTCGTGCCGGAATCGTACAGCGGTCCTCGTCTCTCCTTCCCGCTGAGCGTGACTGATACCAATGCCCTACTCGGTGCCTTTAAAGAGGAGCAG ACTCTTCACGGAAAATATGTGCTGCAGCTACTATATGAAACGAAGAAATTCTTGAAACAGATGCCAAACGTCATATACCTGTCGACGTCCTATGCCAAAGAGATAACTATATGTG GCGACCTGCATGGTAGACTGGATGACTTACTGCTTATATTTTACAAG AACGGTCTGCCCTCTGCGGAGAACCCCTACATATTCAATGGAGACTTTGTGGATCGAGGAAAGAAATCTACGGAGATCATTATCATTCTGTTCGCCTTTCTACTGCTGTACCCCGACCACATGCATCTGAACAGAGGCAACCATGAGGACCACATCATGAACCTCAG ATATGGATTCACAAAAGAAGTCATGCAGAAGTATAAG ACTCATGGCAGGGAAATCCTGCAGCTTCTTCAGGATGTGTTCAGCCTGCTCCCTCTTGCAACCGTCATCGATAACAAAGTGCTAATTGTTCACGGTGGCATATCAGACAAAACTGATCTGGACTTTCTAAGCACTGCTGAAAGACATAAA GTGAAGTCTGCTCTCAGGTTTCCCAAACGCAGCATTGATCATCTCAGCGTCCGGGCCTGCAGtcgcagcagcagcagacacAGTGGAAGATCCAGACTGGACAGCCCTTGCTCCTCAGGCCGCACCAGTCGTGCTTCCCGCAGGAGGAAGAAGCACATCACTAAACAGGGGAGCTactcctcatcttcatcatcttcatcctcctcatcgTCCGTGTGCTCCCCCCGGGTCTCGTCACAGAACACTCCACGTCGACCTCCACCTTCCCCTAGTCTGCCGAGCCCCGCCGATGTGCTCCAAGTGCCCTTCCTGGACTCCTTCGTCTCCCTAGAGCCCCCCGAGCCACCCAGAGAAGAACTGGAATGGCAGCAA ATTGTTGATATCCTGTGGAGTGACCCTAAAAATCAAAATGGCTGCAGTCCGAACTCTTTTCGCGGTGGAGGCTGTTACTTTGGCCCTGACGTGACGCAGGCACTGCTGCAGAAACACGGCCTCTGTCTGCTCATCAGATCACATGAATGTAAACAGGAGGGCTATGAGCTCTGCCACAACGGACAG gTTATCACTATTTTCTCTGCATCTAACTACTATGAAGAGGGCAGCAACCGCGGGGCGTACATCAAACTGGGGCCTGAATTGGTCCCACGCTTCTTCCAGTATCAAGTTAGTCGAAGCACCAGAAAACTCACACTCCATCAAAG GGTTCGTGTAGCAGAAGGTTCAGCACTCAGGGCTCTGAAAGAGAAGCTGTATGCTCACCGCTCTGAGCTAATGGCTGCCTTTCAACAGTATGACATGGACAACACAG GTTGGATATCCACTAGCGAGTGGGCACAGGTGGTGGAGTCCGTGCTGCGACTGGATCTGCCATGGAGAACCCTGCGCCCACGCCTGGCCCGTCTTAATGCAGATGGCAATGTAGAGTATGAATCCTGCTTTGAGGACATCAGCCCTGGAGAGCCCATCCCTCCG GTAACACCAAACTTGGCTGAAACACTTTATAGATATAGAACTGACCTAGAGATAATATTTAACATCATCGATAAGGATCACTCAG GTCAGATCTCTATTGAGGAGTTTCGTCAGACTTGGAAGCTCTTCAGTTCCCATTTGGGGGTTGCAGTGAATGACCAGACGATAGACGACATGGCTCGAAGCATAGATTTTAACAAGGATGGCAGCATTGATTTTAATGAGTTCCTTGAGGCCTTCAGGGTGGTGCATAAACTGGATGTCAAAGAGCAGCAACAGGGTTAA
- the rs1a gene encoding retinoschisin 1a yields MEYRLQNMLLLAILLVSEGFIRLQAQEDGEGNDTWAGKTCKCDCDSTNKLLSKGSSSSRGQEMDCMPECPYHKPLGFEAGSVTSDQISCSNEDQYTGWFSSWVPSKARLNNQGFGCAWLSKFQDTNQWLQIDLKEVKVVSGILTQGRCDSDEWITKYTVQYRTNEKLNWIYYKDQTGNNRVFYGNSDRSSTVQNLLRPPIVARYIRILPLGWHTRIAIRMELLLCMNKCT; encoded by the exons ATGGAGTACAGACTGCAGAACATGTTACTGTTAGCCATCCTGCTGGTGTCTGAAG GTTTCATTAGGCTGCAAGCGCAAGAG GATGGAGAGGGCAACGACACATGGGCTGGGAAAACCTGCAAGTGTGACTGTGATTCCACTAACAAGTTGCTTTCCAAGGGTTCTTCATCAAGTAGAGGACAGGAGATGGACTGCATGCCAG AGTGTCCCTACCATAAGCCCCTGGGTTTTGAGGCAGGGTCTGTGACTTCAGACCAGATCAGCTGCTCTAATGAAGATCAGTACACAGGCTGGTTCTCCTCATGGGTTCCAAGCAAAGCAAGGCTCAATAACCAAGGATTTGG GTGTGCCTGGCTGTCTAAGTTCCAGGATACCAACCAGTGGCTTCAGATTGACCTCAAGGAGGTCAAAGTGGTTTCTGGTATCCTGACCCAGGGCCGCTGTGACTCTGATGAGTGGATTACTAAGTACACCGTGCAGTACCGCACCAATGAGAAACTCAACTGGATCTACTACAAGGACCAAACTGGAAACAACAGG GTGTTCTATGGAAACTCTGACCGCTCTTCCACGGTCCAGAACCTGCTGCGTCCACCTATCGTAGCGCGGTACATCCGTATCCTCCCCCTCGGCTGGCACACTCGTATCGCCATCCGCATGGAGCTGCTACTTTGCATGAATAAATGCACCTGA
- the ppef1 gene encoding serine/threonine-protein phosphatase with EF-hands 1 isoform X3, whose protein sequence is MGCGTSIAVENQTRPSETDGSIKQPSPALTMKAAVLIQRWYRRYVARLEMRRRYTWNIFQSIEYAGEQDQLQLSSFFSFMLDNFTQMNGNGPDLISHLLDSVVDPLTEEVRQLKYEQIVVPESYSGPRLSFPLSVTDTNALLGAFKEEQTLHGKYVLQLLYETKKFLKQMPNVIYLSTSYAKEITICGDLHGRLDDLLLIFYKNGLPSAENPYIFNGDFVDRGKKSTEIIIILFAFLLLYPDHMHLNRGNHEDHIMNLRYGFTKEVMQKYKTHGREILQLLQDVFSLLPLATVIDNKVLIVHGGISDKTDLDFLSTAERHKVKSALRFPKRSIDHLSVRACSRSSSRHSGRSRLDSPCSSGRTSRASRRRKKHITKQGSYSSSSSSSSSSSSVCSPRVSSQNTPRRPPPSPSLPSPADVLQVPFLDSFVSLEPPEPPREELEWQQIVDILWSDPKNQNGCSPNSFRGGGCYFGPDVTQALLQKHGLCLLIRSHECKQEGYELCHNGQVITIFSASNYYEEGSNRGAYIKLGPELVPRFFQYQVSRSTRKLTLHQRVRVAEGSALRALKEKLYAHRSELMAAFQQYDMDNTGWISTSEWAQVVESVLRLDLPWRTLRPRLARLNADGNVEYESCFEDISPGEPIPPVRSLLRSFVRLGSSSVPIWGLQ, encoded by the exons ATGGGATGTGGCACATCCATTGCCGTTGAGAACCAAACGCGACCCTCAGAAACGG ATGGCTCCATCAAGCAGCCCAGCCCAGCTCTGA CCATGAAAGCTGCCGTACTGATCCAACGTTGGTACAGACGCTACGTTGCTCGCCTGGAGATGAGAAGACGCTATACGTGGAACATCTTTCAGTCCATTGAGTATGCAGGGGAACAGGACCAGCTACAG ctTTCCAGTTTCTTCAGTTTTATGTTGGACAACTTCACACAGATGAATGGCAACGGACCAG ACTTGATATCTCACCTCCTGGACTCTGTGGTTGACCCGTTAACTGAGGAGGTCAGGCAGCTGAAGTACGAGCAGATTGTCGTGCCGGAATCGTACAGCGGTCCTCGTCTCTCCTTCCCGCTGAGCGTGACTGATACCAATGCCCTACTCGGTGCCTTTAAAGAGGAGCAG ACTCTTCACGGAAAATATGTGCTGCAGCTACTATATGAAACGAAGAAATTCTTGAAACAGATGCCAAACGTCATATACCTGTCGACGTCCTATGCCAAAGAGATAACTATATGTG GCGACCTGCATGGTAGACTGGATGACTTACTGCTTATATTTTACAAG AACGGTCTGCCCTCTGCGGAGAACCCCTACATATTCAATGGAGACTTTGTGGATCGAGGAAAGAAATCTACGGAGATCATTATCATTCTGTTCGCCTTTCTACTGCTGTACCCCGACCACATGCATCTGAACAGAGGCAACCATGAGGACCACATCATGAACCTCAG ATATGGATTCACAAAAGAAGTCATGCAGAAGTATAAG ACTCATGGCAGGGAAATCCTGCAGCTTCTTCAGGATGTGTTCAGCCTGCTCCCTCTTGCAACCGTCATCGATAACAAAGTGCTAATTGTTCACGGTGGCATATCAGACAAAACTGATCTGGACTTTCTAAGCACTGCTGAAAGACATAAA GTGAAGTCTGCTCTCAGGTTTCCCAAACGCAGCATTGATCATCTCAGCGTCCGGGCCTGCAGtcgcagcagcagcagacacAGTGGAAGATCCAGACTGGACAGCCCTTGCTCCTCAGGCCGCACCAGTCGTGCTTCCCGCAGGAGGAAGAAGCACATCACTAAACAGGGGAGCTactcctcatcttcatcatcttcatcctcctcatcgTCCGTGTGCTCCCCCCGGGTCTCGTCACAGAACACTCCACGTCGACCTCCACCTTCCCCTAGTCTGCCGAGCCCCGCCGATGTGCTCCAAGTGCCCTTCCTGGACTCCTTCGTCTCCCTAGAGCCCCCCGAGCCACCCAGAGAAGAACTGGAATGGCAGCAA ATTGTTGATATCCTGTGGAGTGACCCTAAAAATCAAAATGGCTGCAGTCCGAACTCTTTTCGCGGTGGAGGCTGTTACTTTGGCCCTGACGTGACGCAGGCACTGCTGCAGAAACACGGCCTCTGTCTGCTCATCAGATCACATGAATGTAAACAGGAGGGCTATGAGCTCTGCCACAACGGACAG gTTATCACTATTTTCTCTGCATCTAACTACTATGAAGAGGGCAGCAACCGCGGGGCGTACATCAAACTGGGGCCTGAATTGGTCCCACGCTTCTTCCAGTATCAAGTTAGTCGAAGCACCAGAAAACTCACACTCCATCAAAG GGTTCGTGTAGCAGAAGGTTCAGCACTCAGGGCTCTGAAAGAGAAGCTGTATGCTCACCGCTCTGAGCTAATGGCTGCCTTTCAACAGTATGACATGGACAACACAG GTTGGATATCCACTAGCGAGTGGGCACAGGTGGTGGAGTCCGTGCTGCGACTGGATCTGCCATGGAGAACCCTGCGCCCACGCCTGGCCCGTCTTAATGCAGATGGCAATGTAGAGTATGAATCCTGCTTTGAGGACATCAGCCCTGGAGAGCCCATCCCTCCG GTCAGATCTCTATTGAGGAGTTTCGTCAGACTTGGAAGCTCTTCAGTTCCCATTTGGGGGTTGCAGTGA
- the ppef1 gene encoding serine/threonine-protein phosphatase with EF-hands 1 isoform X4, whose translation MGCGTSIAVENQTRPSETDGSIKQPSPALTMKAAVLIQRWYRRYVARLEMRRRYTWNIFQSIEYAGEQDQLQLSSFFSFMLDNFTQMNGNGPDLISHLLDSVVDPLTEEVRQLKYEQIVVPESYSGPRLSFPLSVTDTNALLGAFKEEQTLHGKYVLQLLYETKKFLKQMPNVIYLSTSYAKEITICGDLHGRLDDLLLIFYKNGLPSAENPYIFNGDFVDRGKKSTEIIIILFAFLLLYPDHMHLNRGNHEDHIMNLRYGFTKEVMQKYKTHGREILQLLQDVFSLLPLATVIDNKVLIVHGGISDKTDLDFLSTAERHKVKSALRFPKRSIDHLSVRACSRSSSRHSGRSRLDSPCSSGRTSRASRRRKKHITKQGSYSSSSSSSSSSSSVCSPRVSSQNTPRRPPPSPSLPSPADVLQVPFLDSFVSLEPPEPPREELEWQQIVDILWSDPKNQNGCSPNSFRGGGCYFGPDVTQALLQKHGLCLLIRSHECKQEGYELCHNGQVITIFSASNYYEEGSNRGAYIKLGPELVPRFFQYQVSRSTRKLTLHQRVRVAEGSALRALKEKLYAHRSELMAAFQQYDMDNTGWISTSEWAQVVESVLRLDLPWRTLRPRLARLNADGNVEYESCFEDISPGEPIPPVTILIYVYTMSDLY comes from the exons ATGGGATGTGGCACATCCATTGCCGTTGAGAACCAAACGCGACCCTCAGAAACGG ATGGCTCCATCAAGCAGCCCAGCCCAGCTCTGA CCATGAAAGCTGCCGTACTGATCCAACGTTGGTACAGACGCTACGTTGCTCGCCTGGAGATGAGAAGACGCTATACGTGGAACATCTTTCAGTCCATTGAGTATGCAGGGGAACAGGACCAGCTACAG ctTTCCAGTTTCTTCAGTTTTATGTTGGACAACTTCACACAGATGAATGGCAACGGACCAG ACTTGATATCTCACCTCCTGGACTCTGTGGTTGACCCGTTAACTGAGGAGGTCAGGCAGCTGAAGTACGAGCAGATTGTCGTGCCGGAATCGTACAGCGGTCCTCGTCTCTCCTTCCCGCTGAGCGTGACTGATACCAATGCCCTACTCGGTGCCTTTAAAGAGGAGCAG ACTCTTCACGGAAAATATGTGCTGCAGCTACTATATGAAACGAAGAAATTCTTGAAACAGATGCCAAACGTCATATACCTGTCGACGTCCTATGCCAAAGAGATAACTATATGTG GCGACCTGCATGGTAGACTGGATGACTTACTGCTTATATTTTACAAG AACGGTCTGCCCTCTGCGGAGAACCCCTACATATTCAATGGAGACTTTGTGGATCGAGGAAAGAAATCTACGGAGATCATTATCATTCTGTTCGCCTTTCTACTGCTGTACCCCGACCACATGCATCTGAACAGAGGCAACCATGAGGACCACATCATGAACCTCAG ATATGGATTCACAAAAGAAGTCATGCAGAAGTATAAG ACTCATGGCAGGGAAATCCTGCAGCTTCTTCAGGATGTGTTCAGCCTGCTCCCTCTTGCAACCGTCATCGATAACAAAGTGCTAATTGTTCACGGTGGCATATCAGACAAAACTGATCTGGACTTTCTAAGCACTGCTGAAAGACATAAA GTGAAGTCTGCTCTCAGGTTTCCCAAACGCAGCATTGATCATCTCAGCGTCCGGGCCTGCAGtcgcagcagcagcagacacAGTGGAAGATCCAGACTGGACAGCCCTTGCTCCTCAGGCCGCACCAGTCGTGCTTCCCGCAGGAGGAAGAAGCACATCACTAAACAGGGGAGCTactcctcatcttcatcatcttcatcctcctcatcgTCCGTGTGCTCCCCCCGGGTCTCGTCACAGAACACTCCACGTCGACCTCCACCTTCCCCTAGTCTGCCGAGCCCCGCCGATGTGCTCCAAGTGCCCTTCCTGGACTCCTTCGTCTCCCTAGAGCCCCCCGAGCCACCCAGAGAAGAACTGGAATGGCAGCAA ATTGTTGATATCCTGTGGAGTGACCCTAAAAATCAAAATGGCTGCAGTCCGAACTCTTTTCGCGGTGGAGGCTGTTACTTTGGCCCTGACGTGACGCAGGCACTGCTGCAGAAACACGGCCTCTGTCTGCTCATCAGATCACATGAATGTAAACAGGAGGGCTATGAGCTCTGCCACAACGGACAG gTTATCACTATTTTCTCTGCATCTAACTACTATGAAGAGGGCAGCAACCGCGGGGCGTACATCAAACTGGGGCCTGAATTGGTCCCACGCTTCTTCCAGTATCAAGTTAGTCGAAGCACCAGAAAACTCACACTCCATCAAAG GGTTCGTGTAGCAGAAGGTTCAGCACTCAGGGCTCTGAAAGAGAAGCTGTATGCTCACCGCTCTGAGCTAATGGCTGCCTTTCAACAGTATGACATGGACAACACAG GTTGGATATCCACTAGCGAGTGGGCACAGGTGGTGGAGTCCGTGCTGCGACTGGATCTGCCATGGAGAACCCTGCGCCCACGCCTGGCCCGTCTTAATGCAGATGGCAATGTAGAGTATGAATCCTGCTTTGAGGACATCAGCCCTGGAGAGCCCATCCCTCCGGTCACTATCTTAATCTATGTTTATACTAT GTCAGATCTCTATTGA
- the ppef1 gene encoding serine/threonine-protein phosphatase with EF-hands 1 isoform X2 produces the protein MGCGTSIAVENQTRPSETAMKAAVLIQRWYRRYVARLEMRRRYTWNIFQSIEYAGEQDQLQLSSFFSFMLDNFTQMNGNGPDLISHLLDSVVDPLTEEVRQLKYEQIVVPESYSGPRLSFPLSVTDTNALLGAFKEEQTLHGKYVLQLLYETKKFLKQMPNVIYLSTSYAKEITICGDLHGRLDDLLLIFYKNGLPSAENPYIFNGDFVDRGKKSTEIIIILFAFLLLYPDHMHLNRGNHEDHIMNLRYGFTKEVMQKYKTHGREILQLLQDVFSLLPLATVIDNKVLIVHGGISDKTDLDFLSTAERHKVKSALRFPKRSIDHLSVRACSRSSSRHSGRSRLDSPCSSGRTSRASRRRKKHITKQGSYSSSSSSSSSSSSVCSPRVSSQNTPRRPPPSPSLPSPADVLQVPFLDSFVSLEPPEPPREELEWQQIVDILWSDPKNQNGCSPNSFRGGGCYFGPDVTQALLQKHGLCLLIRSHECKQEGYELCHNGQVITIFSASNYYEEGSNRGAYIKLGPELVPRFFQYQVSRSTRKLTLHQRVRVAEGSALRALKEKLYAHRSELMAAFQQYDMDNTGWISTSEWAQVVESVLRLDLPWRTLRPRLARLNADGNVEYESCFEDISPGEPIPPVTPNLAETLYRYRTDLEIIFNIIDKDHSGQISIEEFRQTWKLFSSHLGVAVNDQTIDDMARSIDFNKDGSIDFNEFLEAFRVVHKLDVKEQQQG, from the exons ATGGGATGTGGCACATCCATTGCCGTTGAGAACCAAACGCGACCCTCAGAAACGG CCATGAAAGCTGCCGTACTGATCCAACGTTGGTACAGACGCTACGTTGCTCGCCTGGAGATGAGAAGACGCTATACGTGGAACATCTTTCAGTCCATTGAGTATGCAGGGGAACAGGACCAGCTACAG ctTTCCAGTTTCTTCAGTTTTATGTTGGACAACTTCACACAGATGAATGGCAACGGACCAG ACTTGATATCTCACCTCCTGGACTCTGTGGTTGACCCGTTAACTGAGGAGGTCAGGCAGCTGAAGTACGAGCAGATTGTCGTGCCGGAATCGTACAGCGGTCCTCGTCTCTCCTTCCCGCTGAGCGTGACTGATACCAATGCCCTACTCGGTGCCTTTAAAGAGGAGCAG ACTCTTCACGGAAAATATGTGCTGCAGCTACTATATGAAACGAAGAAATTCTTGAAACAGATGCCAAACGTCATATACCTGTCGACGTCCTATGCCAAAGAGATAACTATATGTG GCGACCTGCATGGTAGACTGGATGACTTACTGCTTATATTTTACAAG AACGGTCTGCCCTCTGCGGAGAACCCCTACATATTCAATGGAGACTTTGTGGATCGAGGAAAGAAATCTACGGAGATCATTATCATTCTGTTCGCCTTTCTACTGCTGTACCCCGACCACATGCATCTGAACAGAGGCAACCATGAGGACCACATCATGAACCTCAG ATATGGATTCACAAAAGAAGTCATGCAGAAGTATAAG ACTCATGGCAGGGAAATCCTGCAGCTTCTTCAGGATGTGTTCAGCCTGCTCCCTCTTGCAACCGTCATCGATAACAAAGTGCTAATTGTTCACGGTGGCATATCAGACAAAACTGATCTGGACTTTCTAAGCACTGCTGAAAGACATAAA GTGAAGTCTGCTCTCAGGTTTCCCAAACGCAGCATTGATCATCTCAGCGTCCGGGCCTGCAGtcgcagcagcagcagacacAGTGGAAGATCCAGACTGGACAGCCCTTGCTCCTCAGGCCGCACCAGTCGTGCTTCCCGCAGGAGGAAGAAGCACATCACTAAACAGGGGAGCTactcctcatcttcatcatcttcatcctcctcatcgTCCGTGTGCTCCCCCCGGGTCTCGTCACAGAACACTCCACGTCGACCTCCACCTTCCCCTAGTCTGCCGAGCCCCGCCGATGTGCTCCAAGTGCCCTTCCTGGACTCCTTCGTCTCCCTAGAGCCCCCCGAGCCACCCAGAGAAGAACTGGAATGGCAGCAA ATTGTTGATATCCTGTGGAGTGACCCTAAAAATCAAAATGGCTGCAGTCCGAACTCTTTTCGCGGTGGAGGCTGTTACTTTGGCCCTGACGTGACGCAGGCACTGCTGCAGAAACACGGCCTCTGTCTGCTCATCAGATCACATGAATGTAAACAGGAGGGCTATGAGCTCTGCCACAACGGACAG gTTATCACTATTTTCTCTGCATCTAACTACTATGAAGAGGGCAGCAACCGCGGGGCGTACATCAAACTGGGGCCTGAATTGGTCCCACGCTTCTTCCAGTATCAAGTTAGTCGAAGCACCAGAAAACTCACACTCCATCAAAG GGTTCGTGTAGCAGAAGGTTCAGCACTCAGGGCTCTGAAAGAGAAGCTGTATGCTCACCGCTCTGAGCTAATGGCTGCCTTTCAACAGTATGACATGGACAACACAG GTTGGATATCCACTAGCGAGTGGGCACAGGTGGTGGAGTCCGTGCTGCGACTGGATCTGCCATGGAGAACCCTGCGCCCACGCCTGGCCCGTCTTAATGCAGATGGCAATGTAGAGTATGAATCCTGCTTTGAGGACATCAGCCCTGGAGAGCCCATCCCTCCG GTAACACCAAACTTGGCTGAAACACTTTATAGATATAGAACTGACCTAGAGATAATATTTAACATCATCGATAAGGATCACTCAG GTCAGATCTCTATTGAGGAGTTTCGTCAGACTTGGAAGCTCTTCAGTTCCCATTTGGGGGTTGCAGTGAATGACCAGACGATAGACGACATGGCTCGAAGCATAGATTTTAACAAGGATGGCAGCATTGATTTTAATGAGTTCCTTGAGGCCTTCAGGGTGGTGCATAAACTGGATGTCAAAGAGCAGCAACAGGGTTAA